In the Candidatus Methanosphaera massiliense genome, GAACCGAATACACCTGGTGCAGGACAACAGGAAGCTCCTTCCATTTCTTGTAACTCTACACCTAATTTGTCCATTAATACTCTGGTTGATTTTTCGATACCTGGGTATCTGTTGTTCATTATACATCCTAAAAAGTAAGCATATGCCATGTTTTTATCCTCCTATTATTAATTACAATCCTATTCTTTTAAGTCGCCAGCTTCCCAGTCATATCCGATTAATTCATCGAATCCAGTTGCTTTGATTAATGTTTGTACTTCTTCTAATGCAGCTGCATCTGAGTGAGTTGTTGCTGGTAATTCACTAAGACCAATTTCTTTTCTTAATGCTTTTGTTTTATCGTTAATAGGTACAGCGTGACCAGTTTTTGCTACGAAAGAACCAGTTTTTTTGTGTGCTGTTGCCATGTAACCTTCGTGTGCAGCAACGTTTCTGATTGCTTTTACGATTTCTACGATTTTTACATCACGAGGACATCTTTCTTGACATTCGTAACAGGTTGTACACATCCAAATTGCGTCATCTGCAATTACGTCTTTGTAACCCATTAATGCTTTTCTTACTAATCTTCTTATCATGTAAGGTGTTCTTCTTCCTGAAGGACATGCACCTGAACAGGTACCACATTGATAACATACAGCTAAAGTTTCTGATCCATTTACCATTATAGCTTCTTTGAAAGCTGGGTCTAGATCTTTTTCAGTTACTAAGTATTCACTTTCGTTTAATAATGTCATTTTTTCACTCCATTGATAAAATACACAATAAATAAATATTAATTTATAATATTTAATTTAATATTTTACATCTAAAAATATTTCAGATGGTTTTTTTGATTGACTCACCTATCTGTCAATCTTGATAAATTTTTAATAGTTAACTTGTAGAAATTTACAAACTGAACACTCTAAATAAATTTCTATTAATATGTTATTTGAAATTAGTATATAAAGGTATCATAAAAAATGGCTTGTGTAATCTAAAAGATGACACAAATATAATGAAAATAAAAAATATAACAAAAAAAATACAATATAATAATAAAACACAAAAACCTCAAAAAGAGTATAAGGAGTAAATAAAAGAATGTTAAAAATAAAAGCACATGATGGACCATCACGACTAGGACAATGGAACAACAAAGACACACCAACACTAATAGATTACAAGACAGTAGAAACAATAAAAAACATACCAACACCATTCAAAATACAAGAAGAAATAGCAGAAGAATACGTTGAACAAACAATACAATCAGCAGAAAACCAGGAAAAAAACAAAGTAGCAGTAATTCAAGGAGCCCAATACCCCCAACTAAGAATAAAATGTGCACAAGAACTAGAAAAACTAGGATACACAACACTAGCATTTGCAAATACAGATGAACTACAAAGAAATCCTGAAAGTCTACTAGACATAATAATCCAAACAAGAGAAAATATAAACCCAAACACAACACTATACTTCCCATTTGCAACAACACAAATCACACCTATTTTAGCATACATAGGAATAGATATCTTTGACACAAGTAGAGCAGTATACGAAGCAAAAAATAACAACTTAATGACAAGTACAAACATATACCCTGGCAATGAATATCAACTAACAGACGACCTAGAACAAGAAAACATAAAACAAATAGAATTCACAATAAAAGAAATACAAGAAAACATGAAAAACAAAACACTAAGAAACCTAACAGAACAAAAAGCAGCAACAAACCCAGAACTCATGACACTACACAGACTGCTAGATAAAAACTACCAAGACTATCTGCTTAAATACACACAATTATACTAAAAAAACAAACATAACCTCCCCTCCCACCAAAAAAACTAATTTTCAAAAAATAAAAAAAATAAAAAAATACGTGTATTATAATATTAAAAAAAATGATAAATAGAGTACTACTTACTATCATTAGCAGATGCAATGATACGATTATAAGTCCGACGAGCAGCCGCACCGTCATATCCAATATAAACATGACATTCTGAATTATCATATTTTGTACAAATTACTTCATAAAAACATGTTTTCTTATCATGAATAAACTGAATATCCTTATACATATCATGATTAATATGAGTACCCTTAATAAAGTCTACGGAATTATCATCAGAGTAGTTCACTTAAAACACTTCTATTTACTTAATAAGATTTTATTTAGAACGCTTATTTCTATCTAAAGTATCACATTCCAAAAATAATTTTTTTTAATATCTAATATTAATATATGTAAATCAGCATTATATAAAATATTTGCAATACTA is a window encoding:
- a CDS encoding tRNA guanosine transglycosylase family protein, which encodes MLKIKAHDGPSRLGQWNNKDTPTLIDYKTVETIKNIPTPFKIQEEIAEEYVEQTIQSAENQEKNKVAVIQGAQYPQLRIKCAQELEKLGYTTLAFANTDELQRNPESLLDIIIQTRENINPNTTLYFPFATTQITPILAYIGIDIFDTSRAVYEAKNNNLMTSTNIYPGNEYQLTDDLEQENIKQIEFTIKEIQENMKNKTLRNLTEQKAATNPELMTLHRLLDKNYQDYLLKYTQLY